The following are encoded together in the Desulfococcus multivorans genome:
- a CDS encoding diacylglycerol kinase has translation MRNKFLGTGETGFHPLRKIRVVLSGLKYAVRYDFSVTYKLMLSAVVLSIFFFFRKWIDFLLLAAATAMMLQAELFNSAIEAVCDFITTEKSRRVKVIKDISAAAAGICILLWGIILAIETYQVLRLFSILH, from the coding sequence TTGCGAAACAAGTTCCTGGGTACGGGCGAAACCGGTTTTCATCCCCTCCGGAAGATCAGGGTTGTCCTGTCCGGCCTGAAATATGCCGTCCGATACGATTTCAGCGTCACCTACAAGCTGATGCTGTCGGCCGTCGTCCTGTCCATCTTCTTTTTCTTCCGGAAGTGGATCGATTTCCTGCTCCTGGCGGCGGCCACGGCCATGATGCTGCAGGCGGAGCTCTTCAACAGCGCCATCGAGGCGGTGTGCGACTTCATCACCACCGAAAAGAGCCGCAGGGTCAAGGTCATCAAGGACATCTCGGCTGCCGCAGCCGGCATCTGCATCCTGCTGTGGGGGATCATTCTCGCCATCGAGACCTATCAGGTCCTGCGGCTGTTTTCGATTCTCCATTGA
- a CDS encoding phosphatase PAP2 family protein translates to MNLFFKTATWAGSGLVLFPLALIIAGILWLRGRAADALLVSGGLLGAFILVHGFKRLFARPRPNVQDLLVSMPSDFSFPSAHTTQAAAFALACAMALSRHVSTTAGLLIWGCLGLTVLLVGISRVYLQVHYVSDVVAGAVLGAAWVLTLHRLLKWADPQF, encoded by the coding sequence GTGAACCTTTTCTTCAAAACCGCGACGTGGGCCGGATCGGGCCTCGTTCTCTTCCCCCTTGCCCTGATCATTGCCGGCATCCTGTGGTTGAGGGGCAGAGCAGCCGATGCCCTGCTCGTTTCAGGGGGACTTCTCGGCGCCTTTATCCTGGTTCACGGCTTCAAACGCCTCTTTGCCAGGCCGCGGCCCAACGTCCAGGATCTGTTGGTGTCCATGCCTTCCGACTTCTCCTTCCCCAGCGCCCACACCACCCAGGCCGCGGCCTTCGCCCTTGCATGCGCCATGGCGCTCTCCCGCCATGTTTCCACGACCGCCGGCCTGCTGATCTGGGGATGCCTGGGTCTGACGGTGCTCCTGGTGGGCATATCCCGGGTCTACCTCCAGGTGCATTACGTCTCGGACGTTGTCGCCGGCGCCGTCCTCGGCGCGGCATGGGTGCTGACCCTCCACCGGCTGCTGAAATGGGCGGACCCGCAATTCTGA